In Aspergillus oryzae RIB40 DNA, chromosome 6, one genomic interval encodes:
- a CDS encoding uncharacterized protein (alanine-glyoxylate aminotransferase AGT2): protein MTIDEFISSSHILHRSFSERPSKIFAGDGIRLMLKNGKTVIDASCGPSVSCLGHSQPEIFNAINAYLRNDIAYAYSGSPYTNDATEQLADMLLAHKPGGLSKAMFVNSGSEATDAALKLAPRRTNFIARKQSYHGNTIGALCVSGHESRREFYQDFMSPNVSFVDPCYAYRMKDQDESDEAFVQRLSRQFEDEILRVGPDRVAGFIAETVSGATLGCLPAVHGYFKAIRGICDRYDVLLILDEIICGMGKTGTMHAWEQEGIRGPDIQTIGKALGAGFVPLSGVLLHEKIFQALSSGSGGLAHGHTFQAHPLAYAAAIAAQKIIKRDNLIERCAYIGQKLETLLRKEIGPLPLVGNIRGRGLFWAVEFVLNKKAKTLFPGQVKFCSQVVKKSLDMALNILGNLGHTGKYQVDHILVCPLYTVMGSELGNIIPLLKIAIIETSRPFLT from the exons ATGACTATCGACGAgttcatttcttcatcccACATTCTCCACCGGTCTTTCTCCGAGAGACCTTCAAAGATTTTCGCCGGAGATGGAATCAGATTGATGCTCAAAAATGGCAAAACAGTGATCGATGCAAGCTGCGGCCCCTCAGTCTCATGCCTTGGACACTCCCAGCCAGAGATATTTAATGCGATTAACGCGTATCTCCGCAACGACATAGCCTATGCATACTCCGGTTCTCCATATACAAATGATGCAACAGAGCAACTAGCAGATATGCTGCTGGCACATAAGCCAGGTGGTCTTTCCAAAGCGATGTTTGTCAATTCCGGTAGTGAAGCCACCGATGCTGCTTTGAAGCTAGCC CCACGCCGGACGAACTTCATCGCGCGAAAACAGAGCTACCATGGGAATACAATCGGAGCCCTCTGTGTTTCCGGTCATGAATCGCGCAGGGAGTTTTATCAGGACTTCATGTCTCCCAATGTCTCTTTTGTTGATCCTTGTTATGCCTATCGCATGAAAGACCAAGACGAATCAGACGAGGCATTTGTTCAACGACTTTCCCGGCAATTTGAAGATGAGATCCTACGAGTTGGGCCAGATCGTGTGGCTGGATTCATTGCTGAAACAGTTAGTGGAGCAACCTTGGGCTGCTTGCCTGCTGTGCATGGGTATTTCAAAGCTATCAGGGGGATATGTGATCGATATGATGTTCTACTGATCTTGGATGAG ATCATTTGCGGAATGGGCAAGACTGGCACTATGCATGCATGGGAACAAGAGGGAATCCGAGGTCCCGATATCCAGACCATTGGAAAGGCTCTCGGGGCAGGATTTGTGCCTCTATCTGGAGTCTTACTGCatgagaagatcttccaggCGCTATCTTCTGGGTCCGGTGGATTAGCACATGGTCATACCTTCCAG GCTCATCCTCTAGCATACGCTGCCGCTATCGCAGCACAGAAGATAATCAAGCGTGATAATCTCATTGAGCGCTGTGCGTATATAGGACAGAAGCTGGAGACTCttctgagaaaggaaatcgGACCTCTTCCATTGGTAGGCAACATTCGAGGCCGAGGTCTATTTTGGGCAGTCGAGTTTGTACTTAACAAGAAGGCGAAGACACTTTTCCCTGGACAAGTCAAGTTCTGCTCCCAAGTTGTCAAGAAAAGTCTGGATATGGCGTTGAACATCCTTGGAAACTTGGGGCACACAGGAAAATACCAAGTCGATCATATTCTGGTATGTCCACTTTATACGGTGATGGGTAGTGAGCTAGGGAATATTATTCCTCTACTCAAGATCGCTATCATAGAGACAAGTCGGCCATTTCTCACATAA
- a CDS encoding DUF3433 domain-containing protein (predicted protein), which produces MRQWKDLIGIPHRDRAPGWRPATLRGIYLGSLAGLMLTMLITIGGIYLGSAARGGLAIFSSTEDIATAQQVAYTFVPMVMGVIIGVMWSFTEAARNRHWVAFCVSILSISLQLILPAVLGNLVSAEVVSMHFPQTLKTWPKFINLDTHAYWTFHNIANQALSINLAHSTNDVIGSRRYAMPPVQTYWNSGSEEDMWRLNQSVYWADVSCAYIDSDGLLAELSRIEGDHEALPVSELLLSDQGGTRLANVAGAFDTCTARSDQEEDMDIPQIQYWKLLQWNENPKFCGQFDLVGVAVHANQVVDAQHGSSKSSDQFSPFGCSVDYMTAEAEVTLYANGSVALVDVQSDAATNLSETGFDTVMFSSSLLRMAVATNHMDDQYGMLSQGDVWSEVDAAISQSFVPLMSRTFDLRQTVHVKSIRIVQRVALLVQKSSVLVSATILTFGVVLVASLLYLYPRRPNFLSGNPASIASMCCIATDVIDATSLEKLSQMELEVLSTRQLRCFLRKGSCSWRETTQGQRLAISFPDNATPRSQKKPRRRADPPPPFLMIPIFILEISAFLAALGGMLIIISKSFQYGYFPPLTDVKADDLRIIWMLLPPASAALIRGLYISVYQNFTILEPWFILQKGNATARSSFLLDYGSQSPFAVALRCFNRRYLLLGLVSLTCILNTILTILASALFALEYTPMATGNIVQSEYDHQSYNVGNHTSILSEADLFQSSIYTGISILPWTTTAHSLLPVQSNMTEDQWATSPLVGIGANLTCQPFSVANSHSEDILSGPTYWQYSPSGHPNITCRISAQESALSGSKATFNVDFIAPTESDQKHPLCQRPGILVVARSNEAGLAEVPPENIAALYCESSATIQTFLATFDLRGYVEIYDTMNGTAITEGPMLANVTASLANYNRAFANPLQANITQYPAKDRHKILQNWFGLLAAHVYKQKNTSDSTTIDIDLLIEAATLVYQTVFATDLTLHRDFHFNRLSTPVSVPDATIFDTFMSFIPVRPAFIVVFLIIAFDTFVLMYVFITRKRRFDFPRSPRSIGSMLPWIAKSKMLDDFRDTSSWSASERAAHLMKLNKRYALIRTDLGDGKGTYALDEEPSVVGECDVRDIPAKDPVVQISNLT; this is translated from the exons ATGCGACAATGGAAGGATCTTATCGGGATACCACACAGGGATCGAGCGCCGGGATGGCGTCCTGCTACGCTTCGTGGCATTTACTTGGGCTCGCTGGCCGGGCTCATGTTAACAATGTTGATCACGATAGGAGGAATCTACCTGGGTAGTGCAGCGAGAGGCGGACTCGCGATCTTTAGCTCGACCGAAGACATAGCTACGGCACAACAAGTGGCATATACCTTCGTGCCCATGGTGATGGGTGTTATAATCGGTGTCATGTGGTCCTTCACTGA GGCAGCCCGCAACCGGCATTGGGTGGCTTTTTGCGTGTCGATCTTGAGTATTTCATTGCAGTTGATACTCCCAGCAGTCCTGGGTAACCTTGTCAGCGCAGAGGTAGTCTCTATGCATTTCCCTCAAACGCTCAAAACTTGGCCCAAGTTTATCAATCTAGATACGCATGCATACTGGACGTTTCACAATATCGCGAATCAAGCACTCTCTATCAACCTTGCCCATTCGACTAACGATGTAATTGGGTCCAGAAGATATGCGATGCCCCCCGTTCAGACATATTGGAATAGTGGATCTGAGGAGGACATGTGGAGGCTGAACCAATCAGTATATTGGGCAGATGTATCGTGTGCTTACATCGACAGCGATGGTTTACTTGCGGAGCTGTCACGTATAGAGGGGGATCATGAAGCACTGCCTGTATCTGAGCTTCTCCTGTCAGATCAAGGCGGTACTCGACTAGCAAATGTTGCGGGGGCTTTCGACACTTGTACCGCGCGGTCCGAtcaagaggaagacatggacatTCCTCAAATACAGTATTGGAAGCTGTTGCAATGGAATGAAAACCCAAAGTTCTGTGGACAATTCGACCTCGTCGGGGTTGCAGTGCATGCGAATCAAGTGGTAGACGCTCAGCATGGTTCGAGCAAGTCTTCAGACCAATTCAGTCCATTTGGGTGCAGCGTCGATTATATGACGGCTGAGGCAGAGGTCACATTATATGCGAATGGCTCGGTCGCTTTGGTCGATGTTCAATCGGATGCAGCCACAAATCTGTCAGAGACTGGCTTTGATACAGTAATGTTTAGCAGCTCACTGCTGCGCATGGCAGTCGCTACCAATCATATGGATGACCAGTACGGGATGCTGTCCCAAGGTGATGTATGGTCTGAAGTTGATGCAGCTATCAGTCAGTCCTTCGTCCCTCTAATGAGCCGTACCTTTGACCTTCGGCAAACTGTTCATGTCAAGAGTATCCGTATCGTTCAGCGGGTCGCATTACTTGTCCAAAAGAGTAGTGTCCTTGTATCGGCAACGATCCTAACGTTTGGAGTGGTACTTGTTGCGAGCCTCCTCTATCTGTACCCACGTCGTCCGAACTTTCTGAGCGGCAACCCTGCGTCGATTGCATCAATGTGTTGCATAGCTACAGATGTCATCGATGCTACAAGCCTGGAGAAGCTGTCCCAGATGGAACTTGAAGTTTTATCGACCCGGCAGCTTCGATGCTTCCTGCGCAAGGGCAGCTGTAGCTGGAGGGAAACTACTCAAGGACAGCGTCTGGCTATCTCCTTTCCTGATA ACGCCACTCCTCGAAGCCAAAAGAAGCCTCGGCGAAGGGCCGACCCTCCGCCCCCTTTCCTCATGATCCCTATCTTTATCCTGGAAATCTCAGCCTTTCTTGCCGCACTAGGAGGCATGCTCATTATCATTTCGAAGTCCTTCCAGTACGGATACTTCCCACCTTTGACTGATGTTAAAGCGGACGACCTAAGAATTATATGGATGTTGCTCCCTCCCGCCAGCGCTGCTCTCATACGGGGATTGTATATATCAGTTTACCAGAACTTCACTATTTTGGAGCCTTGGTTCATACTTCAAAAGGGCAACGCAACTGCTCGGTCCTCCTTTCTGCTAGACTATGGGTCCCAGAGCCCATTTGCCGTGGCGCTAAGGTGTTTCAATCGTCGTTATCTACTCCTTGGTCTTGTATCTTTGACGTGTATTCTCAACACGATTCTGACTATCCTTGCAAGCGCTCTATTCGCCCTGGAGTACACTCCGATGGCTACCGGCAACATTGTCCAATCGGAATATGACCATCAATCCTACAATGTCGGCAATCACACTTCGATCTTGTCCGAGGCCGATCTTTTCCAAAGTAGCATCTACACTGGCATATCTATACTTCCCTGGACCACTACAGCTCACTCCTTGCTTCCCGTGCAGTCGAACATGACTGAAGACCAATGGGCTACCAGTCCGTTAGTCGGCATCGGCGCCAACCTAACATGCCAACCATTTTCTGTGGCAAACAGCCATTCTGAAGACATTCTTTCAGGTCCGACCTATTGGCAATACTCCCCATCCGGGCATCCGAATATAACTTGTCGTATCAGTGCGCAGGAATCAGCCCTCAGTGGCTCGAAAGCAACGTTTAACGTCGATTTCATTGCCCCCACCGAATCAGACCAGAAGCACCCACTATGCCAAAGGCCTGGCATTCTGGTTGTTGCCCGATCGAACGAGGCAGGTCTTGCTGAAGTTCCACCAGAAAACATTGCTGCACTGTACTGCGAATCCAGTGCTACAATTCAAACCTTCCTTGCCACCTTCGACCTTCGCGGATATGTCGAGATCTATGATACTATGAACGGAACCGCCATCACGGAGGGTCCCATGCTAGCCAACGTCACTGCAAGCCTGGCTAATTACAATAGAGCATTTGCGAACCCACTTCAGGCTAATATCACTCAATACCCCGCGAAAGACCGTCACAAAATACTGCAGAACTGGTTCGGACTCTTGGCAGCCCATGTatacaagcagaagaacaCGAGCGATTCAACTACAATCGATATTGACCTTTTGATCGAGGCGGCAACCCTAGTCTATCAGACAGTGTTTGCGACTGATCTCACGCTCCATCGTGACTTTCACTTCAATCGCCTCTCTACACCCGTGTCGGTTCCCGATGCTACTATCTTCGATACCTTCATGTCCTTTATTCCGGTTCGGCCGGCTTTCATCGTGGTCTTCCTGATTATAGCCTTCGACACATTCGTCCTAATGTACGTGTTCAttacaagaaagagaaggtttGATTTCCCCCGGAGCCCCCGATCAATTGGGTCCATGCTCCCCTGGATCGCTAAGAGTAAGATGCTGGACGATTTCAGAGATACTTCTTCGTGGAGCGCATCTGAACGGGCGGCACATCTGATGAAGTTAAATAAGAGATACGCTCTGATCAGGACGGATCTGGGCGATGGGAAGGGGACGTACGCACTGGATGAGGAGCCTAGTGTTGTAGGAGAGTGTGATGTTCGTGATATACCCGCCAAGGACCCTGTTGTTCAGA TCTCGAATCTCACTTGA
- a CDS encoding uncharacterized protein (predicted protein), protein MEKGDQSTLAYRDPKLPNVAEDLVVLNVLDLGCDERLWVPQAPDVWFRPLCFNVSQGYFVNILRVRKSGILSRHRHTGPVHATILRGRWHYLEHDCKLQAARKHYEEVGLGADFADHIEERALSQSNTSSLSVPIHQSPSIP, encoded by the exons ATGGAGAAAGGTGATCAATCTACCCTTGCCTACCGCGATCCCAAGCTGCCAAACGTCGCAGAAGACCTGGTTGTCTTGAATGTGCTAGATCTTGGCTGCGACGAGCGCCTATGGGTACCTCAAGCCCCAGATGTCTGGTTCCGGCCTTTATGTTTCAATGTGTCTCAGGGATATTTTGTCAACATTTTGCGCGTGAGAAAGAGTGGCATTCTTTCTCGTCATCGGCACACTGGACCCGTACATGCTACCATCCTACGTGGCCGCTGGCATTATCTCGAGCATGACTG TAAGCTGCAGGCTGCCAGGAAGCATTATGAAGAGGTTGGGTTGGGAGCCGATTTTGCCGATCA CATCGAAGAACGCGCACTCAGTCAAAGTAACACCTCCAGTCTCTCAGTTCCGATACATCAAAGCCCCAGTATTCCATGA